A single genomic interval of Brassica napus cultivar Da-Ae unplaced genomic scaffold, Da-Ae ScsIHWf_2251;HRSCAF=2904, whole genome shotgun sequence harbors:
- the LOC125600431 gene encoding uncharacterized protein LOC125600431: MSAEQNKRELMMLNSETQHPPVMVSSRWNPTPDHLKALEEIYQQGTRTPSADHMKQITAQLRRYGKIEAKNMDVSEDLARDYPPRLYPEGASIFENKSINTNSHFSEIPRLRQAIGIDVWDNQKTYPVGLIAKLAESKLVWSGKTVHYLLCRQLRVYKKEIWSIVVDQPLRFSFIEFGEITCLNTNPLPEKSFEPDPENYKVLWELLKVPLGYGPKFDELVEVLTECPFWSADQRKWYGLLFLQAIGLYGLHHNCRIPFESAKRVFDDDALMTYPWGRTAYEFLVDSIKLLHPQGGSYTFSGFKDVLLVWAYESVTVFGEIYGRKVNPDEIPLLRWGGSRTRASLTTTIAKEMNDHGTVCVRKMVMKEGLEELFPQWKDEADDPQLDNLIKDIHADRFVRDFYVQSNEKNKKTKAGVSSEAEPPSKKQKKGKKQKEVKINEGETTVLEEKESAKEKGRSEAVLLNIVAHLEKLDRKFDSRLTEYDTKFGSFSRGLLDTIGDTVKTTVEERLRVFGGVQ; this comes from the exons atgtcaGCAGAGCAGAACAAGAGGGAGCTGATGATGCTAAACTCAGAGACTCAACATCCACCAGTAATGGTGAGCTCACGGTGGAACCCAACACCGGATCATTTAAAGGCTCTCGAAGAGATTTACCAACAAGGAACTAGAACTCCTTCGGCCGACCATATGAAACAGATTACCGCGCAGCTGAGACGGTACGGTAAGATCGAAGCCAAGAAC ATGGATGTTTCCGAAGATCTAGCAAGGGATTACCCTCCAAGACTTTACCCTGAAGGGGCTtctatttttgaaaacaaaagcattAATACGAATAGCCATTTTTCTGAGATCCCTCGACTTAGACAAGCAATTGGAATAGATGTGTGGGATAATCAGAAGACGTATCCTGTTGGATTGATTGCTAAACTGGCTGAGAGCAAATTGGTGTGGTCTGGTAAGACCGTACATTATCTACTTTGTAGACAGCTGCGAGTCTATAAGAAGGAGATTTGGTCTATCGTTGTTGATCAACCTCTCAGGTTTAGCTTCATAGAATTTGGTGAGATCACATGTTTAAACACAAATCCACTTCCAGAAAAAAGTTTTGAACCTGATCCAGAGAATTACAAAGTGTTGTGGGAGTTGTTGAAAGTGCCGCTTGGGTACGGACCCAAGTTTGATGAACTTGTAGAAGTTTTAACGGAGTGTCCATTCTGGAGTGCTGATCAGCGGAAATGGTATGGGCTGTTGTTTCTTCAAGCCATTGGACTTTATGGCTTGCATCATAATTGTAGAATACCCTTTGAAAGTGCAAAAAGAGTATTCGATGATGACGCCCTGATGACTTATCCTTGGGGTCGGACTGCCTATGAATTTCTTGTTGATTCTATCAAGTTGTTGCATCCACAAGGAGGATCGTATACCTTTAGCGGCTTCAAGGACGTGTTATTGGTTTGGGCGTATGAATCTGTCACAGTGTTCGGAGAGATTTATGGCAGAAAAGTGAATCCAGACGAAATTCCGCTTTTGCGATGGGGTGGAAGTCGTACTCGTGCAAGTCTTACTACTACAATAGCTAAGGAGATGAATGATCATGGAACG GTGTGTGTGAGGAAAATGGTGATGAAGGAGGGTCTAGAAGAGCTGTTTCCTCAGTGGAAGGATGAAGCAGATGACCCACAACTTGATAACCTAATTAAAGATATACATGCAGATAGGTTTGTTAGAGATTTTTATGTGCAATCGAatgagaagaacaaaaaaacgAAGGCTGGAGTTTCGTCAGAGGCTGAGCCACCctcaaagaagcagaagaaaggtaagaaacagaaggaggTGAAAATCAATGAGGGTGAAACTACTGTTCTAGAGGAGAAGGAGAGTGCAAAGGAGAAGGGTCGTAGTGAAGCGGTTCTGCTGAACATAGTTGCTCATCTCGAGAAGTTGGACCGAAAATTTGACTCGAGATTAACAGAATACGACACCAAGTTTGGATCTTTTTCCCGAGGCCTTTTGGATACCATTGGAGATACAGTGAAAACTACAGTTGAAGAGCGTCTGAGAGTTTTTGGGGGTGTCCAATAG